Proteins from one Desulfitobacterium chlororespirans DSM 11544 genomic window:
- a CDS encoding branched-chain amino acid ABC transporter permease, with protein sequence MNTIVQMLPQLLIDGLTLGFVYAIVALGYTMVYGILEFINFAHSEIFMVGAFAGTETLLFLQSTGALGSMPAPLALLLAVAVGIVFSGLLGVAVERIAYKPVRHAPKLVAFISAIGVSFFLQDAVRLVEGLWKNAFYLSTPTLFSSSIQVMDNMKIPVKVIYIVAIAIVMMLALHLFVSRHKWGKAMRTVAQDKDTASLVGINVDAVISLTFLIGAGLGGAAGTLFSVQYTLISPYVGFILGMKAFTAAVLGGIGSIPGAMLGGLLLGLVEVFGAAFLGIATNGVIGAEYKDVLAFTILIIILIFKPSGLLGRAVEEKV encoded by the coding sequence ATGAATACTATCGTTCAGATGTTGCCGCAGCTGCTGATTGACGGGTTGACCCTTGGTTTTGTCTATGCGATCGTAGCCTTGGGCTACACAATGGTTTACGGCATTCTTGAATTCATCAATTTTGCTCACAGTGAAATCTTTATGGTGGGCGCTTTTGCAGGGACGGAAACCCTGCTGTTTTTGCAGAGCACCGGAGCACTGGGGAGCATGCCTGCTCCGCTGGCCTTATTGCTGGCCGTGGCTGTGGGCATCGTCTTCAGCGGCCTTCTGGGCGTGGCGGTTGAGCGGATCGCTTACAAGCCGGTCAGGCATGCCCCCAAGCTTGTGGCTTTTATCTCCGCCATCGGCGTGTCTTTTTTTCTGCAGGATGCAGTCCGGCTGGTGGAAGGCTTGTGGAAAAATGCTTTTTATCTTTCCACACCGACCCTTTTCAGTTCCAGTATTCAAGTTATGGATAACATGAAGATACCTGTCAAGGTCATCTATATCGTGGCCATAGCCATTGTGATGATGCTGGCCCTTCATTTGTTCGTCAGCCGCCACAAGTGGGGCAAGGCCATGAGGACCGTGGCCCAGGATAAGGATACGGCATCCTTGGTGGGTATCAACGTGGACGCGGTCATCTCCCTGACCTTCCTGATCGGGGCCGGTCTCGGCGGGGCGGCGGGCACCCTTTTCTCCGTCCAGTACACCCTGATCAGCCCCTATGTGGGATTCATCCTGGGTATGAAGGCCTTCACAGCGGCTGTACTGGGGGGGATCGGCAGTATACCCGGCGCCATGCTGGGCGGCTTGCTTCTGGGACTTGTGGAAGTGTTCGGCGCCGCCTTTCTGGGGATTGCCACCAACGGGGTCATCGGGGCTGAGTATAAGGACGTCTTAGCATTTACTATTCTGATCATCATCCTCATATTCAAACCCAGCGGTTTGTTGGGCAGAGCAGTGGAAGAGAAGGTGTAG
- a CDS encoding branched-chain amino acid ABC transporter substrate-binding protein: MKKLMIILVALMVATTAGCSASSSSDSGGGAGEVIKVATSTPLSGSQAALGESIKNGAQMALEERKAEFAELGFNLQIAPQDDQADPKVGVSVAQKLIVDDDILAVVGHFNSGVAIPSSEVYAQKNLAMVSPANTAVAVTERGLKNVNRICIRDDAQGPAGADFAYNELGAKTGFVVHDKTTYGQGVADEWRNRYESIGGKLLGYEGITAGESDFSAVEELIRAADPDIVFFGGIYPEGSLLIKQMNDKGIDVKFMGADGMDSAEVIKIAGASAIGIYYTSPAADINATPEGKAFADKYAAKFGKQAEAYSGYGYDAMNVTLNGLVKAINDNGGKKPDRDQVTAAVRTISGFKGVSTNVTFDEKGDNIDAAVYALTFEETKYPPAVVKKIPAGEYLK; this comes from the coding sequence ATGAAAAAACTAATGATCATCTTGGTGGCATTAATGGTGGCCACGACTGCGGGCTGCAGTGCAAGCAGCTCATCGGATTCAGGCGGAGGGGCCGGGGAAGTCATCAAAGTTGCCACCTCGACCCCGCTGTCAGGTTCACAGGCCGCTCTGGGGGAATCCATCAAAAATGGCGCCCAAATGGCCTTGGAGGAAAGGAAAGCGGAATTTGCAGAGCTGGGCTTTAATCTCCAAATTGCTCCCCAGGATGACCAGGCCGATCCGAAAGTAGGGGTGTCTGTTGCCCAGAAGCTGATCGTGGATGACGACATCCTGGCAGTGGTCGGCCATTTCAACTCCGGTGTGGCTATTCCCTCATCCGAAGTTTATGCGCAAAAGAACCTGGCCATGGTTTCACCGGCCAACACAGCGGTTGCCGTTACCGAAAGAGGACTTAAAAACGTCAACCGCATCTGTATCAGAGACGATGCTCAGGGACCTGCCGGTGCGGACTTTGCCTATAACGAATTGGGGGCCAAGACCGGCTTCGTTGTCCATGATAAAACCACATACGGGCAGGGTGTGGCTGACGAATGGAGGAACCGGTATGAATCCATCGGCGGAAAACTGCTCGGCTATGAGGGCATAACCGCTGGTGAATCCGACTTCAGTGCGGTGGAAGAACTGATCAGAGCCGCCGACCCGGATATCGTTTTCTTCGGAGGCATCTATCCTGAAGGTTCACTGCTTATCAAGCAGATGAATGATAAGGGAATCGATGTCAAGTTCATGGGCGCAGATGGCATGGACTCTGCCGAAGTCATTAAAATCGCCGGCGCCAGCGCCATCGGCATCTATTACACTTCTCCGGCCGCCGATATTAACGCCACCCCTGAAGGCAAGGCTTTTGCCGATAAATACGCGGCCAAATTCGGCAAACAGGCGGAAGCCTATTCCGGTTATGGCTATGACGCCATGAATGTCACTCTGAATGGTCTTGTCAAGGCGATCAATGACAACGGCGGCAAGAAACCCGACAGGGATCAGGTCACTGCTGCTGTGCGTACCATCTCCGGTTTCAAGGGTGTGTCCACCAATGTTACCTTTGACGAGAAAGGGGATAACATCGATGCGGCGGTTTATGCGCTGACCTTCGAGGAAACCAAGTATCCGCCTGCGGTTGTCAAGAAGATACCGGCCGGTGAATATCTGAAATAA
- a CDS encoding DUF4073 domain-containing protein translates to MTKEENKRRRKRPRALLSVILSMLLFWQCFMGSTPVYASPSPVNFSGELTTTNTFHRLDIFSNGDNDSTRQIANFIGYELSSDSYNYFTRSLTPDTTGDYTIEVASANLSPAATYYGYGTPQSPIGATDDTVLFLYDGSFNPESPMTGLLYANDDIAYIDNELYNDNNNFKSRLSNISLTAGQTYVLVVTSFIYGVTGTIDFTASGPGTLSVTGNQYSSDMMTISGNAGIGGAVLSYNDGTAKTVTADSSGIYLLDVPSGWSGTVAPSKSGYTFTPASYTYGSINANQTSQNFTAIPSASSISGTWHFDFDQEVKVFSGSIIEDGKSYEDTAGGTFQASNDIGGSDIKFQVSAATGIDNEIWGFQDRDDEGMHPAIDENMGIMAADPVEGFFITSPTSIFTLTSFKVDLDYEIGDITITGYDSSENQVKSVTFAKGIAPLHQIDTKGILIPLDGFTGLNKVAISVSPGSSGFTRNTLFNDFQLENIIPISDSGSASSDAGLSSVLGETITAGSETGTSGEPKTATITVANEKSSIGLADIGTAANATAKLYSNAGFTEEITGSSTIALIEGGATTAYIKVTAQDETTIKYYAVTISREAALNNDATLKASPTVKGQTVTDLGTPHGALASVVAGSVTLSAEQAADTSNSGSYVTLFDSNDSNATVQVVKYASGASPDEAAFTGAAPYGNEAVSNGDFFIIKVVAQDESTTLYYKVNVTVTPASVAPGITGPTAMGLTEGYSVTSTGVYTITGTAPVTVTKTSGNGSITWNDTTKKLDIAAGLAAGSYPVELTAGNGTAPDATLTFILTVGAAFTPSGTRQEISPTVAFDKYGYATITNVPVIPSGYTLMYVVDFGDCGSYTNIADVNEGVEWLGTSTPLTELINDVGSWYIDDGNYKARGTYSEGSKIDIRSGSKSLLLTVVRYQEYGNIPGEQPWIYGAYLCAIPQKITYNLNGGNIDGDTAAKTEYLFNGDTLATTFNAPTKGDSPFKGWYTAGTGGSKVTSATGSSATYYAQWESRLPVNNTAGAATVAYGGTEIDLTAVSGLFTVDSNAGSQTFTVEEGGTGAGTVSGNLLTVTEAGTIEIGLITAETSTHQAGAKITATITVDKGTQDAPAGLGKTDAGSYGGSDGKITGLIPNRLYEYKKDGGAYTAATANTSGEITGLSAGTYVVRLAGNDLYHAGSDSAEIIIGQATQPGVLAFSNAAYTIGEDGGGVTITVTRTGGSNGAVSVDYATSDGTATAGSDYTATSGTLNFADGDAASKTFTVAISQDAILEGNETVNLTLSNATGGATLGQSSATLTIMDDEVASPNVTANDLTNQITGADNTMEYSTNGGTTWTAYDSANPPTFTGNQTVQVRIKASGSNPAGPATTLTFTVNLSEDAAVTTKATSYNISGNTIQSNTAVIHIDVTVESFLGNLNKHENAAWKIIPEGTPMASPTDFANATAKAAAAKLAKGDKLAVLAEDGVTLKVYAMVLTESNDAGMAGIAGTAIIAGNEAGTKEAPKTASVNVAHAKSSIGLADIGAAANATVKLYSDAAFSQEITGSSTLALTSGGATTAYIKVTAQDGTTVQYYKVTINRAASSRSDNDDDSSPSTSNPTPTPTQPTTPANPAAIPVNVTDNHANSTTKTIHAQITNDSNGTKTLSFKPQEAILEKKPNGTIQVKNLANGTESQFKVTFDLGNGQKIAIGRIEVKVDKDGAISLTSTLIDPYGIILDSATNQPITGVDVKLYYADTARNRASGKTPDTLVALPTLTGFEPNDNANPQVSNSYGAYAYMVFPQSDYYLLATKAGYERYKSPIITVEQDIVKWDFKMHQSLSGVQRLFGSNRIETAIAIAQANYPGKVTNVVLATATNYPDALAGSVLAYKLNAPLLLVGSTAQDQESLLNYLKEHVETAGTITILGGTGAVPAAVEERIQAHGYSQIIRLGGANRYETALRIAEELKVEQGRPVILVYGGNYPDALSVSSAAAAIQSPILLVEKNGISEGVKNKLAQIKPIKVYIIGLEGVISQQVEDGVAQLTSLKQENIIRIGGPDRYQTSLAVAEYFNLSGKNIGIATGNNFPDALAGSVYAANHNAPILLLNDTIPNDVMDYLKSREMTGATIFGGEAVINAEIEQKLRELIK, encoded by the coding sequence ATGACAAAGGAAGAAAACAAACGAAGGAGAAAAAGACCTCGCGCATTGTTAAGTGTGATATTGTCCATGTTGCTTTTTTGGCAGTGCTTCATGGGAAGTACACCGGTGTATGCCAGTCCGTCTCCGGTAAATTTTTCAGGTGAATTGACGACTACAAACACTTTTCACAGACTTGATATTTTTTCGAACGGTGATAATGATTCAACGAGACAAATAGCGAATTTTATAGGATATGAACTAAGTTCTGATTCATATAACTATTTTACCAGAAGTCTTACACCAGATACTACTGGGGACTATACCATTGAGGTTGCGTCCGCAAATTTATCACCGGCAGCCACTTATTACGGTTACGGCACACCACAAAGTCCGATAGGTGCGACAGATGATACGGTCCTTTTTCTGTATGATGGTTCTTTTAATCCGGAATCTCCGATGACGGGGCTGCTCTATGCCAATGACGATATCGCTTATATTGATAATGAATTGTATAACGATAATAATAATTTTAAATCAAGACTCTCAAATATATCCCTTACCGCAGGCCAGACCTATGTTCTGGTTGTAACAAGTTTTATATACGGAGTTACGGGGACGATTGACTTTACTGCATCCGGACCAGGGACTCTAAGTGTCACCGGAAATCAATATTCTTCTGACATGATGACCATATCGGGAAATGCTGGGATCGGGGGGGCAGTCTTAAGCTATAATGATGGCACTGCAAAAACGGTGACGGCGGACAGCAGCGGCATATATTTGTTAGATGTACCTTCCGGCTGGTCTGGAACGGTGGCACCCAGCAAAAGCGGATATACATTTACACCGGCAAGCTATACCTATGGAAGTATTAATGCAAATCAAACCTCTCAAAACTTCACAGCCATTCCTTCCGCGTCCTCAATTTCAGGGACCTGGCATTTTGATTTTGATCAGGAGGTTAAGGTTTTTTCAGGAAGTATAATAGAGGACGGCAAGTCTTACGAAGATACTGCAGGTGGTACTTTTCAAGCAAGTAATGATATAGGCGGAAGTGATATAAAGTTCCAGGTGAGTGCAGCAACAGGGATAGACAATGAGATTTGGGGATTTCAAGATCGAGATGATGAAGGAATGCATCCCGCAATTGACGAGAATATGGGTATCATGGCTGCTGATCCAGTGGAGGGCTTTTTTATTACCAGCCCCACAAGTATTTTTACTTTAACTTCATTTAAAGTTGATTTGGATTACGAAATTGGCGATATTACTATCACAGGATATGATAGTTCAGAAAATCAAGTAAAAAGTGTTACCTTCGCGAAAGGTATTGCTCCATTACACCAAATAGACACGAAGGGTATCTTAATACCTTTGGACGGTTTTACCGGGCTTAATAAAGTCGCCATTTCAGTTTCACCTGGTTCATCGGGATTTACGAGGAATACATTGTTTAATGACTTCCAGCTTGAGAATATCATCCCTATCTCAGATTCGGGATCTGCAAGCAGTGATGCCGGCTTAAGCAGCGTACTGGGAGAGACTATTACGGCAGGCAGTGAAACAGGAACAAGCGGAGAACCGAAGACCGCAACCATCACTGTAGCCAATGAAAAATCCAGTATTGGGCTTGCAGATATAGGGACAGCAGCCAACGCTACGGCGAAGCTTTACTCTAATGCAGGATTTACCGAAGAGATAACAGGAAGCTCCACTATAGCTCTCATTGAAGGCGGAGCCACCACAGCCTACATCAAGGTCACGGCGCAAGACGAAACCACCATCAAATACTATGCGGTCACTATCAGCAGGGAGGCAGCCTTAAACAATGATGCAACGCTGAAAGCATCTCCGACGGTCAAAGGCCAGACCGTGACAGATTTGGGAACACCCCATGGGGCACTTGCCTCGGTAGTGGCAGGCTCAGTTACCCTAAGTGCAGAGCAGGCGGCGGATACCAGCAATTCAGGCTCCTATGTGACGCTGTTCGATTCCAACGACAGCAATGCAACGGTGCAGGTGGTCAAATATGCTTCGGGGGCATCTCCGGATGAAGCAGCTTTTACAGGTGCTGCTCCTTATGGAAACGAAGCTGTCAGCAACGGGGACTTCTTCATCATCAAAGTGGTAGCCCAGGACGAAAGCACCACGCTTTACTATAAAGTGAATGTAACAGTAACGCCGGCCTCTGTGGCTCCCGGCATCACCGGCCCCACAGCAATGGGCTTGACCGAAGGATATAGCGTCACCTCCACCGGAGTATACACCATAACCGGAACAGCTCCGGTGACAGTGACCAAGACTTCCGGCAATGGCAGTATTACATGGAATGATACTACGAAGAAATTGGATATAGCGGCAGGACTTGCAGCGGGCAGCTACCCTGTTGAACTGACCGCCGGCAACGGCACAGCACCGGACGCGACGCTGACCTTCATCCTGACGGTTGGTGCAGCTTTTACGCCAAGTGGAACAAGACAGGAGATTTCACCCACAGTAGCATTTGATAAGTACGGATATGCGACGATTACGAATGTTCCTGTTATTCCAAGTGGATATACATTGATGTATGTTGTGGATTTTGGAGACTGTGGAAGCTATACAAATATAGCTGATGTAAATGAGGGTGTGGAGTGGCTTGGAACATCCACGCCATTAACTGAATTAATTAACGATGTTGGTTCTTGGTATATAGACGATGGCAATTATAAGGCACGTGGTACATATTCCGAAGGCTCCAAAATAGACATTCGCAGTGGAAGTAAGAGTTTACTGCTGACTGTAGTACGCTATCAGGAATATGGTAATATTCCGGGCGAGCAGCCCTGGATATACGGAGCATATCTTTGTGCAATCCCGCAGAAAATTACCTACAATCTGAACGGCGGAAATATTGATGGTGATACCGCCGCTAAAACGGAGTATTTGTTTAATGGCGATACCTTGGCAACTACTTTTAATGCACCAACAAAAGGGGATTCTCCTTTTAAGGGCTGGTATACAGCAGGTACCGGCGGCAGCAAGGTAACATCTGCAACCGGTTCATCAGCTACCTATTATGCACAGTGGGAATCTAGATTACCGGTAAACAACACAGCCGGTGCTGCAACCGTTGCCTATGGCGGAACGGAGATCGATCTTACCGCCGTGTCCGGATTGTTTACGGTGGATTCCAACGCAGGCTCGCAAACCTTTACGGTAGAGGAAGGCGGCACCGGAGCAGGAACCGTTTCGGGTAACCTTCTTACGGTCACCGAAGCAGGAACCATAGAAATTGGCCTTATAACAGCGGAAACATCTACCCATCAGGCCGGCGCAAAAATAACCGCCACGATTACTGTGGATAAGGGAACTCAGGATGCCCCCGCCGGGCTGGGGAAAACCGATGCAGGCAGCTATGGCGGAAGCGACGGTAAAATTACCGGACTGATACCAAACAGGCTCTACGAATATAAAAAAGACGGCGGTGCTTATACGGCAGCTACCGCCAACACTTCCGGTGAGATCACCGGGCTTTCGGCAGGCACCTATGTGGTGCGCCTTGCCGGAAACGATCTGTATCATGCTGGCTCAGATTCGGCGGAGATTATAATTGGACAGGCAACCCAGCCGGGAGTACTGGCATTCAGCAATGCGGCCTACACTATCGGAGAAGATGGGGGTGGCGTGACCATTACCGTAACCCGGACCGGCGGCAGTAACGGAGCGGTGTCGGTGGATTATGCTACCAGTGATGGAACAGCCACAGCGGGAAGCGACTACACGGCAACCAGCGGGACACTGAACTTTGCAGACGGAGATGCGGCAAGCAAGACCTTCACTGTAGCAATCAGTCAAGATGCTATTCTGGAAGGAAATGAGACAGTGAACCTCACTCTGAGCAATGCCACAGGCGGAGCGACATTGGGTCAGAGCAGCGCCACGCTGACCATAATGGACGATGAAGTAGCATCGCCGAATGTGACAGCAAACGATCTGACCAATCAGATCACAGGTGCAGACAATACCATGGAATATTCCACAAATGGGGGAACAACATGGACAGCCTATGATTCTGCAAATCCGCCAACATTTACAGGAAATCAAACGGTGCAGGTCAGGATAAAGGCAAGCGGAAGCAATCCGGCGGGACCTGCAACCACATTGACCTTTACAGTAAATCTTTCGGAGGATGCTGCTGTAACAACAAAGGCAACCTCCTATAATATCAGTGGAAATACCATCCAATCAAATACTGCCGTAATTCATATAGATGTTACGGTAGAAAGCTTCCTCGGCAATTTGAATAAGCATGAAAATGCAGCGTGGAAGATCATCCCGGAAGGAACACCAATGGCGAGTCCTACGGATTTTGCCAATGCAACGGCCAAAGCTGCGGCTGCCAAGCTTGCCAAAGGAGACAAATTAGCGGTGCTGGCCGAAGATGGAGTAACTCTAAAAGTATATGCTATGGTCTTGACCGAAAGCAATGACGCAGGGATGGCCGGCATAGCGGGAACAGCGATCATAGCGGGCAACGAAGCCGGCACAAAGGAAGCTCCGAAGACCGCTTCTGTGAACGTAGCCCATGCCAAATCCAGTATCGGACTTGCCGATATAGGAGCAGCAGCCAACGCCACAGTGAAGCTGTACTCCGATGCAGCCTTTAGCCAAGAAATAACAGGAAGCTCCACCCTGGCTCTTACCTCTGGGGGAGCCACCACAGCCTACATCAAAGTCACAGCTCAAGACGGAACCACCGTTCAATACTACAAGGTAACCATCAACCGGGCGGCATCCTCACGCAGTGATAACGATGACGATTCCTCACCCTCAACCTCAAATCCAACGCCAACCCCAACTCAACCCACAACACCGGCAAACCCTGCCGCAATCCCGGTGAATGTCACCGACAATCACGCCAACTCAACCACGAAGACCATCCATGCCCAGATCACCAACGACAGCAATGGCACCAAGACCCTCTCCTTCAAGCCCCAGGAAGCCATTCTGGAAAAGAAGCCCAACGGCACCATCCAGGTGAAAAACCTGGCCAACGGAACCGAATCCCAATTTAAGGTCACCTTTGATCTGGGCAACGGCCAGAAAATTGCCATTGGGAGAATCGAGGTCAAAGTAGACAAGGACGGAGCCATCAGTTTGACCAGCACCTTAATCGACCCCTATGGCATCATCCTGGACTCCGCCACCAACCAGCCTATCACCGGAGTGGATGTCAAACTCTACTATGCCGATACCGCCCGCAACCGGGCCAGCGGCAAAACCCCGGATACCCTGGTGGCGCTGCCGACCCTTACCGGGTTTGAGCCCAACGACAATGCCAATCCTCAGGTCAGCAACAGCTATGGCGCCTATGCCTATATGGTCTTTCCCCAGTCGGACTACTATCTCTTAGCCACCAAAGCAGGCTATGAACGCTACAAAAGCCCCATCATCACCGTAGAGCAGGACATCGTCAAATGGGATTTCAAAATGCATCAATCCCTGAGCGGAGTCCAACGGCTTTTCGGATCCAACCGGATTGAAACAGCCATCGCCATCGCCCAAGCCAATTACCCGGGTAAAGTCACCAATGTAGTTTTAGCCACAGCCACGAATTACCCCGATGCCCTGGCCGGAAGCGTCCTGGCTTACAAACTCAATGCTCCTCTGCTGTTGGTAGGAAGCACAGCCCAAGATCAGGAGAGCCTGTTGAACTACCTGAAAGAGCATGTAGAAACAGCAGGAACCATCACCATCCTGGGAGGCACCGGTGCCGTCCCGGCAGCAGTGGAAGAGAGAATCCAAGCCCATGGATACAGCCAGATCATCCGATTGGGCGGAGCCAACCGCTACGAAACAGCCTTAAGGATCGCTGAAGAACTTAAAGTAGAACAAGGCAGACCGGTCATTCTGGTTTATGGCGGAAACTACCCCGATGCCCTATCCGTAAGCAGTGCCGCCGCCGCAATCCAAAGCCCTATTCTCCTGGTGGAGAAAAACGGCATCAGTGAAGGAGTAAAAAACAAGCTAGCTCAGATCAAACCCATCAAGGTTTATATCATCGGGTTGGAAGGAGTCATCAGCCAACAGGTTGAAGATGGAGTGGCTCAATTAACCTCTCTGAAGCAAGAAAACATCATCCGCATCGGCGGTCCGGACCGGTATCAGACTTCTCTGGCCGTAGCCGAGTACTTTAACTTATCCGGCAAAAACATCGGCATCGCCACGGGCAACAACTTCCCCGATGCTCTGGCCGGCAGTGTGTACGCAGCCAACCATAATGCCCCCATCTTATTGCTGAACGACACGATACCTAATGATGTCATGGACTACTTAAAGTCAAGGGAGATGACCGGAGCCACAATATTTGGGGGAGAGGCGGTCATTAACGCGGAGATAGAGCAGAAGCTAAGAGAGCTCATTAAGTAG
- a CDS encoding BlaI/MecI/CopY family transcriptional regulator produces MTDLQKIPDSELEIMMIIWDADEGVTSDYIMDRLDKTWQKTTVLNFLSRLGDRGFLTVHKQGRFNVYQALVKKEDYLQKESKTFLRRMHHNSLTSLVASLYDGAGISKEDLQELKKFIEEAE; encoded by the coding sequence ATGACAGACCTACAAAAGATTCCCGACAGTGAGCTGGAAATCATGATGATTATCTGGGATGCGGATGAAGGAGTAACCTCCGATTACATTATGGATCGCCTGGATAAGACCTGGCAGAAAACCACCGTGCTTAATTTTTTAAGCCGGCTTGGCGACCGCGGCTTTTTAACAGTTCATAAGCAAGGCCGGTTCAATGTTTATCAAGCCCTGGTAAAAAAAGAGGATTATCTGCAAAAGGAAAGCAAGACATTTTTGCGGAGAATGCACCACAATTCCCTGACCAGCCTGGTTGCCTCCCTTTATGACGGCGCCGGCATTTCCAAGGAAGATTTGCAGGAGCTGAAAAAGTTTATCGAGGAGGCGGAATAA
- a CDS encoding M56 family metallopeptidase, whose translation MLHKRYSAQWCYLVWLVLALRLIIPWRFELPDAPVNLPVPPQQTIMFQQDGRPGLFMGNGHLENSHNPPAAASDSASAPVSAVIPDSVSASVSASISDSATDSVSNSALAAADNTPVITLQELLLILWALGAGSFFLFHLISYTRFRRKIKPYCRKADPAVPDSVFESVLLDLKIKGRPQLLSCSESASPMLTGFFKPAILLPDLEYTREELSLVLQHELTHYKRYDTWYKLLLLAANSVHWFNPLVYFMVKAANRDLEYSCDDLVIKNGDLSFRKKYSLTILKTMQTQQPPALSTGFSASGKSARSRFANILDGQNKKRGVWALILVLGLAAVSSTLVACNQVQESVNSQESTNIQESANSLESNPVRPPGSYAENLYQYQGTDVDDKVRVSALVQALQFTDLPVQSIEIKTDSEPYRITVKYQVGSRADYRFPQDILTGLSRNAAVLFSLIPEADHISLDLYDEYGYFSGSPYSREDLDTYYGMEYFTADRVNEAAGSLESFTNYLDQVAALKNAEEFYSEDKLIRKQHEEMMKQVYAVIGDDCELIATSFIANNPMNFRGTITEAMAVSPEIQKLAEQNDLLAQYKDKEITFSVHTSRNFKINGPYTNYLFAFDGEKMIAYTQL comes from the coding sequence TTGTTACATAAAAGGTACAGCGCCCAATGGTGTTACCTTGTCTGGCTGGTATTAGCCCTCCGCCTGATCATTCCCTGGCGGTTTGAACTGCCTGACGCCCCTGTCAACCTACCCGTGCCGCCCCAACAAACGATTATGTTTCAACAAGACGGCAGGCCCGGCCTGTTCATGGGCAATGGCCACCTGGAAAACAGCCACAACCCGCCGGCGGCTGCATCTGATTCAGCCTCAGCTCCAGTCTCTGCCGTCATCCCTGATTCCGTCTCTGCTTCAGTCTCTGCATCCATCTCTGATTCAGCCACTGATTCAGTCTCAAACTCAGCCCTGGCCGCGGCAGATAACACCCCCGTGATCACCCTGCAGGAACTATTGCTTATCCTTTGGGCTTTGGGGGCCGGGTCCTTCTTCCTGTTCCATCTGATCAGCTATACACGGTTCAGGAGAAAAATCAAGCCGTATTGCCGCAAGGCCGATCCCGCGGTGCCGGACAGCGTTTTCGAAAGTGTCTTGCTTGACCTGAAAATCAAAGGCAGGCCCCAGCTTCTCAGCTGTTCTGAAAGCGCAAGCCCCATGCTGACAGGCTTTTTCAAACCGGCAATCTTATTGCCTGACCTGGAGTATACCCGGGAGGAGTTGTCCCTCGTCCTGCAGCATGAGCTTACTCACTACAAACGGTATGATACCTGGTATAAGCTGCTTTTGCTGGCAGCCAATTCCGTCCACTGGTTCAATCCTCTCGTCTATTTCATGGTCAAGGCGGCCAACCGGGATCTGGAGTATTCCTGCGATGATCTGGTGATCAAAAACGGCGACCTGAGTTTCAGGAAAAAATATTCCCTTACCATTCTGAAAACAATGCAAACCCAGCAGCCGCCGGCCCTTTCCACAGGGTTTTCCGCAAGCGGCAAAAGTGCCAGGAGCAGATTTGCCAATATTTTAGACGGCCAAAACAAAAAGAGAGGAGTTTGGGCGCTGATTTTGGTGCTGGGTCTGGCCGCTGTCAGCAGCACCCTGGTCGCCTGCAATCAGGTGCAGGAAAGCGTCAATAGCCAGGAAAGTACCAATATCCAGGAAAGCGCCAATAGTCTGGAAAGCAACCCAGTCCGGCCGCCGGGCAGTTATGCCGAAAATTTATATCAATATCAAGGTACTGATGTGGACGATAAGGTGAGAGTAAGTGCCCTTGTCCAGGCCCTTCAATTTACGGATTTGCCTGTACAATCCATCGAGATCAAAACGGACAGCGAACCTTATCGGATTACGGTCAAGTATCAGGTGGGCAGCCGGGCTGATTATCGCTTTCCCCAGGATATTCTCACCGGCTTAAGCAGAAATGCGGCTGTGCTGTTCAGCTTAATTCCCGAGGCCGACCATATTTCTTTGGATCTTTACGATGAGTATGGCTACTTTAGCGGGAGTCCTTATAGCCGGGAGGATTTAGATACATATTACGGCATGGAGTATTTTACAGCTGATAGGGTGAACGAAGCCGCAGGCAGCCTGGAGTCCTTTACCAATTACCTGGACCAGGTTGCCGCCCTGAAAAATGCGGAGGAATTTTACAGTGAGGATAAGCTGATCAGGAAGCAACACGAGGAAATGATGAAGCAGGTCTATGCTGTGATCGGGGATGACTGCGAACTCATCGCAACCAGTTTCATTGCCAACAACCCTATGAATTTTCGGGGAACGATCACAGAAGCCATGGCCGTGAGTCCCGAAATTCAAAAACTGGCGGAGCAAAACGACCTGCTGGCCCAATACAAAGACAAAGAGATAACCTTCTCAGTCCATACTAGTCGCAATTTTAAAATAAACGGCCCCTATACCAATTATCTGTTTGCCTTTGACGGAGAGAAAATGATTGCTTATACCCAATTATAG